The DNA segment GCGCCCGATCTGCCGCAATCGATCCATACGGACGAGAAGCGCCTGCAGCAGGTGGTGCTGAACCTGCTTTCCAACGCCTTCAAGTTCACTGCCGAGGGGAAGGTCGCGCTCGACGTCCGGATGGCGAAATCGGGGTGGGACCCGGCGCATCCGGTTCTGCGCGATGTCGGCGAGGCGCTCGAGATCGCGGTCAGCGATACCGGCATCGGTATCCCTGCCGCGAAGCAGAAGCTGATTTTCGAGGCGTTCCAGCAGGCGGACGGCACCACCAGCCGCAAATATGGCGGCACGGGCCTCGGCCTGTCGATCAGCCGCGAGATAGCCGGGCTCCTCGGCGGCGAGCTCCAGGTCCGCTCGCGGCCAGGCGAAGGGTCGACCTTCACGCTGTTCCTTCCCTTACGCGCAGCAAGCGCCCCGGCGCTCGCGCATCCGGTGGCGAGCGATGCCCCTGCAGTGCCCGCGCCCGATAGCCGCGCTTTCGAGGACGATCGCGGTCAGCTCGGCAACGATCCCTTCGTGCTCATCATCGAGGACGATCCGACCTTCGCGGCGATCCTGCTCGATGCCGCGCGCGACAGCGGATTGAAAGGCGTCGTCTCGCCCGGCGCTTCGGGCGCGGCGGCGATGGCGAGGAAGCTAGGCCCCGCGGCGATCACGCTCGATCTCGGGCTCGCAGACATGGACGGCTTCGTTCTGCTCGATCTGCTGCGGAGCGAGCCGGAGACCGAAGCCATTCCGGTCTATGTCGTATCCGGGGCCGATATGGCGGGCGATGCGCTGGCGCTGGGGGCGGCGGAGGTGATCGACAAGCCCGTCGAGCGGGACCGGCTGCTGGCGCTGTTCGCCGGCGTCGCCAAGAAGAAGAAGCGCAAGGCTGCAGCAAGGTCCCGCCGCGAGGTGAGCCCGGCGCGCGAGCTTGCGGGCAAGCGCATCCTCATCGTCGATGACGACATCCGCAACATCTATTCCCTGACCAGCGTGCTCGAGGCGCGCGGTGCCTCTGTCCTGCATGCCGAGCGCGGACAGGAGGGAATCGACCTGCTGGAGGCGAACCCGGATATCGACGTGGCCTTGATCGACATCATGATGCCCGACATGGACGGTTACGAAACCATGCGCCGGATCCGCAGCCGCCCCGCAATCGCTCGCATCCCGCTGGTCGCGGTTACCGCCAAGGCCATGGTCGGCGACCGGCAGAAGTGCCTCGACGCGGGCGCGAGCGATTATGTGGCCAAACCGGTTGATATCGATGTGCTGATGGCGCTGTTGCGGGTCACGTTCGAACGCGCTGGGCTCGAACGCACCGGTGCGCGCGGGAACGCGATGGCCGCCGCGTGAGCCGGGTCCCCGACATGGAGCCGCACGGCCCGCGCGCGCGGGTGCTGATCGTGGACGACGACGAGCGCAACCTGCTCGCGCTGTCCGAGGTGCTCACCCCGATTGCCGACGTCGTCTGCTCACCGTCCGGCCGGGATGCCTTGCGCCAATTGCTGCGCGACGAATTCGCAGTGATCCTTCTCGATGTCTTCATGCCCGATCTCGACGGCTACGAGACCGCGGCGATCATCCGCCAGCGCGAGCAGACCGCGCGCATTCCGATCATCTTTCTCTCCGCCGTCAACAAGGAGACCGAGCATCTCATGCGCGGCTACGAGATGGGCGCGGTCGATTACGTCTTCAAACCGGTCGATCCGGTGGTGCTGCGATCAAAGGTTTCCGTCTTCGTCGATCTGTTCAGCACGCACCGCCGGCTCGAGGAGAGCGAGCGGCGCCAGGCCTCGATCCTGCGCGCCCTGCCAATGGCGATCTACGAGGTGACCGAGCGCGATGGCGAACTGTTGCGCCAGTTCCGGGGCGGCGATCTCACCCACTTCCTCGGCGACCAGGCGGGAGCGGTCGAGCGCGGCGAACGGCAGTGGCACGACTGGGTTCACCCCGAAGATCGCCCCCGGCTGTCGCAGGAGCCTGAACGCGGCGGCGACAGCGTGACGGTGGAATACCGCTGGATCGGCCCGCAAGGCGCGCGCCATCATATCCTCGATCAGCGGATCGCCACCGGCAGCGGTTCGGGTCCGCGGCGATGGGCGGGCTCGCTGCTCGACATCACCGAGAGGAAGGAGCTGGAAGCGCGGCTGGTCCATGCCGGAAAGCTCGATGCGCTGGGCCAGCTGACCGGGGGCGTCGCGCATGATTTCAACAATCTGCTCGCGGCCATGCTGGGCGGGATCAGCATCCTGGAACGCCGTCTCGTCATGGGCGAGCGCGAGAGGGTGGTAATCGACCAGATGCGCCATGCGGCAACGCAGGGCACCGAACTGGTGCGGCGGATGATGGCCTTCGCCCGCCAGCAGGACCTGACGCCCGACAGCGTCGATCCCGCGACCCTGTGCGATTCTGTGGCGGGGCTGGTCGATCACACGCTTGGCGGCAAGGTGCAGGTCGAATGGGAATGCCCGCAAGGGGCAATGAACCTCTTCGTCGATCGCGGCCAGCTGGAACTGGCGCTGATGAACCTCATCATCAACGCCCGCGACGCCATGCCCGATGGCGGGACGATCAAGGTTGCAATCGTGGCGGAGGAATCGAAAGGCAGCCGCCAGCCGATGATCCGCCTGAGCGTCAGCGACAGCGGCACCGGCATTCCCGAGGACGTGCTGGAGCGGGTGACCGAGCCGTTCTTCACTACCAAGGAGGCGGGGAAGGGCACCGGACTCGGTCTTTCGATGGTGGCGGGCTTCGCGCACCAGTCGGGGGGTGAAATCCGCATCGACAGCGCGGTGGGGCGGGGCACGACCATCGATTTGATCCTGCCCGCGACCGAAGCCGCGCCGGCCGGTGCCGCAGCTCCCGCGGGCGGGCAGCAAGGGCTCGACTGGCTTAAGGGCAAGCGCGTGATGCTGATCGACGACGACGAGGCGGTGCGCACGGTGCTGACTGAGCAGTTTCGCGACGCAGGCGGAATCGTAACCGATTATGCCAGCGGCGATGCCGCGGTGGCGGCGGCGGAAGCGAAGGCGGAGGCCTTCGACTACATCCTGAGTGATTTCGCGATGCCGGGGCTTGATGGCCTCGCGACCTTGCGCCGGTTGGCCACGCTCACCCCCGGCGCCCGCACCGCCCTGATGACGGGCAATGCCGATGATGCGCGCCTTGGCGATTGTGCGGATACGACCGTGGTCCGCAAGCCGCTCAACGCCGAGGCACTGGCCCGCATCTTCGCCTGACGGCGATGGTCACCCGCCCTTGCGGCTCGCCTCCGCCGCGGCGGCGATGTCCCGGGGCCAGGTGACCTGCGTCTGCGTTTGCGGATTGAAGACGTCGCCAGGATAGATCGCCGCTTCCGCCGCTGCGATTTCCTCGCGCGTCAGGAACGCGCTTGGCTCGAGCGCGAAGACATCGATCCCGCGCGCGATCTCGGTCGCATAGATGCGGCCCTTGTACCAGTAGGCCGACCAGTAGCCGCCGAGCACCATCTGATCCTTGTCGATCGGCCCGCGATCGAAATAGGCGATCTCGAACGGCTTTGCCGGGTCGGTGAAGTCGATCACGCTGATCCCGCCCTGGTACCAGGCCTGGACGAAGATATCGCGCCCCGGCACCGGAATGATCGAGCCATTGTGCGCGACGCAGTTTTCCATATCGCTCTGCGGTGCGGGCAGCTTGTAGGTGCCCTTCGCCACCAGCTTGCGCCCCTCGATCGCATAGATCGCATTCGCGCCCCAGTCCCTGGGATCGCTCGCCTGGCAGCGCGGCCGCCCGCCGCCGCCCCATTCGTCGGTGAACAGCACCCTGGTGCCGTCGTTGTTGAAGGTGGCCGAATGCCAATAGGCAAAGCCCTTGTCGGTCACGTCGTCGATCCGCCGGGGCTTCGACGGGTTCGAGATGTCGAGGATGATGCCATTGCCCGAGCAGGCGCCCGCCGCGATCTGCTTTGCCGGGAAGACCGTGATATCGTGACACTGATCGGTTGTGCGGGTGTCCTGCGTGCCTTCGCCATGATCGCCGCCGCGCCACAGACCGGCGATCTTCCCCTCGCGCGCGAAGACGCGGGGCCGGTCGACGATCCGCGCGCGTTCGGGCGCGTTCACGGGGATTTCGACGACATCGATGCTGAAAAGCGCGGTCTCATCGCCCGCGGCATCGTAACAGCCGGCCAGTTCCTCGTCGTCGCGTACATAGCTGGTGCCCGAATTGTAGACGATGACCCGACGTTCGTCGGCGCTCACGACCGAATGGGTATGGCTGCCGCGGCAGGTTTGCACCTGGCCGACCTGGCGGGGACTGCGCCAGTCGCTGACGTCGAAGATGCGCAGGCCGCGGAAGCGTTCTTCACTCACGTCGTCGCTTACGCCGCCAAGCCCGCAATCCTTGCGTCCACGCCGTTCCTCGACGCTCATGACGAGCAGCTTGCCCACGATCGAGATATCGCCCTGGCCGCCCGGGCAGACAACCGAGCTGACGAGCTGCGGCACGCCGTCGGTGCCGAGCCGATAGGCGTTGAAGCCGTGATAATTGCCCGCCACCATCATATCGCCGGCGAAGGCGATGTCGGTGTTGGCGAAATCGAGCAGCGAGCCGCGTTTCCCGAACTCGGGCTTGGGAGGCTCCTCGCCCGGCTTCAGCTTGCCCTTCTCCTCGTCTTCCTTAGCCGGAACCGCGGGTTGCAGCTGTGCCGGATTGGCGGGGTCGAAGAAGCCTGCGGGCTTGGGCTGCGCGGCGACGAGGCGCAGCCCCTTGATCGCCTGCCCCGCGTCGCGGAACCCCGCCGCCAGCCCTGCGCGCGGATCGCGCGAAAGCCTGGCGGCAATCGCGTTCATACGGTCGATCTCCGCCTGCTGGTCGGAAACGATGTCGTTGGTGAACCGGTACAGCACCGGATCATAGGCGGTGCCGGGCTGGTCCTGCAGTTCCTCCACCATCTCCAGCGCCCCTTTGTGATGGGCGGTCATCAGTTCCAGGAACATGCGGTCGAAGGCCTCGCCCTTCGCCGCCGCCAGCGCGCGCATCTGTTCGGGCGTCGCCATGCCGTTCATCGCGTGGTGCGCATGACCGCCATGCGCCATCGCCACCGGCTGGCCGCGCTCCTTCAGCCAGTCGGTCATGAACTTGATCTCGTCGGCCTGGCTGGCGTCGATCTTTTCGGCGATCTTGCGGATTTCCGTGTTGTTCGTGCGGGCTTTGACGAGCTTCGCCATCTCCAGCGCCTGCGCGTGATGCGGGATCATCATCTGCAAAAAGCTGACATCGGCGGGGGCGAAGCGCGTGTCGGACAGCCTGATCGCTTCAGCCGCGCTCAACGTACGGCCTGGCTGGCCGGGGGCCCCGGGAAGCACGATCGGCGCATTCTGCGCGGCCAAAGGCGTTGCACTCGCCAGCAGGGCGGCGGCGAGCGTCAAGGAACGGGCGGTCATGCAATCTCCCCTGGTGTTTTGACCCGATTAGGGCCGAGATAGCCGAAAAGATAGGCCGCCACCTTGCGCATCTGAATTTCCTCGGCCCCTTCGGTGATGCGGTAGCGGCGGTGATGGCGATAGATATGCTCGAACGGCTTGTGGCGCGAATAGCCGATGCCGCCATGGACCTGCATCGCCCGGTCCGCCGCCTCGCAGACGAGGCGGTTCGCCCAGTAATTGCACATGCTTACCTTGTCGGAGAGCTGCCGCTCGATCTCGGCATGGGGGAGGCGGTCCATTTCCCAGGCGGTCCTGTAGATCAGCAGCCGAAGCATTTCGCATTGGGTCGCAAGCTCGACCAGCGGGAACTGGATGCCCTGATTGCGCGCAAGCTCCTCTCCGAAAGGTTTGCGCGCCCTTGCATAGGCGACGCTTTCATCGATGCAGAAAAGCGCGGCGCCGAGGCTGGAGGCCGCCTGGCGGATGCGGTTCTGATGGACGAAGCTCTGCGCCAGTGCGAGGCCGCGGCCTTCTTCTCCCAGGATCGCGCTTTCAGGCACCCAGACATTCGACAGGCTGAGGCGCGGGTGGTCGGTCGGCATGTTGAACGTCCACAGCCATTCCTCGATGCACAGCCCCGGGCTGGGGTTGGGGACGAGGAAGCAGGTGATCCCGCGCGCTTCGCCATCCGCTCCGCCGGTGCGCGCAAAGGTGGCGCAATGCGTCGCGACATGCATTCCGGTGATCCACATCTTTTCGCCGTCGATCCGCCACCCCGCCACGCCGTCGCGCGTCTCGGGCACGGCGCGCGTCTCCATCCAGGTCGCGTCGGAGCCGTGCCCGGGCTCGGTCAGGCCGAAGGCGACGCGGCGCCTGCCTTCGAAGCCGCCGAGAATGAATTCTTGCCTTTGCGCCTCGGTGCCGAAATGCTCGAACATGGCGACGAAGGGGAAGTTGCCGACGATCGAATGCTCGTTCTGCAGATCGTTGTGCAGGCCGAGCCCGCGGCGCGCTAGCCGCTCGCGGATCACCGCCATCCACAGGTTCGACCCGTCCTTGCCGCCGTAGCGCACGGGGGCGGAAAAGCGCCAGTGACCAGCCGCATCCGCCCGCCTGCGCGCCTCGGCCAGCAACGCCTCCCACTCCGCACGCGGCAGCCCACCCGCCTCCCAATCGGTGCGCGCGTGTTCGCGGCGATGGTCGAAGAAGCGGATGTTGTCGTCGGCGGCGACCAGCGGGTCGATCTCGACAGCGATGAAGCGCTCGAGCTCGGCGCAATAGTCTTCCAGCGCCGGAGGAATCGCGAAGTCCATGGCCGTCTCCCGGCTCGGTGGTGGCGCGGCCCGCCCGATTGCGCAACGGGCGGAGCTGCGGCAGGTTCGCGGAATGGCATCTGCATTGGGCGCTGCTTCAGGCGAGGTGAGCACTGCCGCACTTGCGGCTTCCCTGCTGGAGGCGGCGCGCGCGGCTGGCCTTGCAGCCGAGGAAGTAAGGGGTCTGGCGCAGCTTTCGGGCGGGGCGAGCAAGGAGATGTGGCGCTTCGATTTGCACTTGGCCGAGGGCGAGGCGCTGCCATTGGTGCTGCGCCGCCAGCCGCCGGGGCGGGCGCTGTCTTCCCAAGGGCTTGGGGGTGTTGGGCGCGAGGCGGCACTGCTGCGCTTTGCGGACAAAGCCGGGGTGCCCGTCCCCGCGCCAGCCTTCGTGCTTCCCACAGCTTCGTCAGCGGGCGACGGCTATGCCATGGCGCGGATCGAAGGGGAAACGATCGGCACGCGCGTGCTGCGCCTGCCGGAGCTGGCCGAGGCTCGGCGCGGTTTGGCGCGTCGGTGCGGCGAGGTGCTGGCGCGGCTTCACGCGGCGCGCGGCTTTAAAGCGCTTGGGCTGAGGAGCGAGGGGAGCGCGGAGGCTCTCGCGGCGCTCGCCGCACGGTATCGCGCGACCGGTCAGCATCGGCCCGTGTTCGATTTCGCGCTGGCTTGGCTCGGCGACAACCTGCCGCGCGAAAGCTCGCGCGTTCTGCTCCACGGTGATTTCCGCACCGGAAACCTCGTCATCGGCCCCGAGGGGCTGCGCGCGGTGCTCGACTGGGAGCTCGCGCATATCGGCCCGCCCGCCGCCGATCTCGCCTGGCTGTGCGTGCCGAGCTGGCGGTTCCAGCATCCCGAGCTGGCGGCAGGAGGCTTCGGCGCGCGCGAGGATTTGCTCGCGGGCTATGAGAGCGCGGGCGGCACGCGGATCGAACCTGCCGAGCTCTTCGCCTGGGAGGTCTTCCAGGTGCTCAACTGGGGCGTGATGTGCGCGGGCGCGGGCCGCGCCTTCATGGACGGGGCGCGCAGCGTCGAAGGCGCGGTGATCGCGCGCCGGGCGTCCGAGACCGAATTCGACCTCATGCGAATGCTCGCGCCGGACGATCCCCTCTGGCGCGCGGAACCGGTCCGCGCGGCGCGCTTCGATGATCCTCCCGCGGCTCTGATTGTCGCGCAAGTGCGCGCTGCACTGGCACAGGGCATCGCCCCCGGCTTCGCCGAGAAGGTCGCCGTCAATGCGCTCGGTATCGCGGAGCGCGAGCTGGCTGCCAAAACGGATCCGGATGCGGGTCTGGTCGCGCAGGCGCTGGGCAAGCTCGTGGTGGATCAGCCCGGCTATCCGCCGTTGCTGGCGTGGCGAAGTTCAGCCCAATAGCCGCCGCATCACGGCCCGGTCGCGCAGCACTTCCCGCGCCGCATTGTGCCCCGGCGCGCCAGTCACCCCGCCCCCCGGATGCGCACCCGCGCCGCAGAGATAAAGCCCGGCTAACGGCATCCGATAATCGCCATGCCCCAGCACGGGCCGCGCCGCCCAAAGCTGGTCGAGGCTCATGCGGCCATGGAAAATGTCGCCGCCCGCAAGGCCGAATTTGCGTTCCAGATCGAGCGGCGAATGGATTTGGCGCGCAATCACGGACCGCGCGAAATTGGGCGCGTGGGCGGTGACGGTCGCGACGATCCTGTCGGCCGCCGCCTCGCGATGCGTGTCCCAGTCAAGCAAGGGATCGAATTGCTGGCAGAACAGGCTCGCGACATGGCAGCCGCGCGGGGCGAGGCTGTCATCGACGGTGCTCGGGATCAGCATCTCGACGATGGGCTCACGCGACCAGCCGTGCCGCTTCGCATCCTCGAAGGCCGCGTCCATGTAATCCAGCCCCGGCGCGATCACGATGCCGGCGCGATGATGTTCGGCCTGCTCCTTGCCAGGAAGCACCGTGAAATCCGGCAGTTCGGACAGTGCGACATTCATGCGGAATGTGCCGCTGCCGGCCTTGAAATGCGCGATGCGGTGGCGGAAATCTTCCGGAAGATCGGCGGTATCGAGCATGCGCCCGAACAGCAGCGCCGGGCCGACATTTGCGGCCACCACCGGCGCTGCGATCTCCTCCCCGCTTTCGAGCGCGACGCCCGCTGCCTTGCCGCCATCGATCAGAACGCGCGCGACCGGCGCCTCGAGGCTGATCTCCACCCCGACATCCGCGCAGGCCGAAGCCATGGCCTGCGTGATCGCACCCATGCCGCCAACAGCATGGCCCCAGGCCCCCGGCTTGCCGTTCACCTGCCCGAAGACATGGTGCAGCAGCACATAGGCGCTTCCGGGGGTGGAGACCCCGGCATAGTTGCCCACCACCGCGTCGAAGGCGAAGGCGCTCTTGATGCGGTCATCCTCGAACCACTGGTCGAGGAATTCGCGCGCGGAGAGAGTGAAGATGGCGAGGAGATCGCGCTGCGCCTCGAGCCCGAGCTTGGCGATCGGCCAGCCCTGCTTGAGGCTCGCCAGCATGGCCGGAAGCCCGCCGCCCGCCCGGGGCGGGGTCTCGAGCGCAAGCCCGCGCATCATGTCGGCCATGCGCTCGAGCATCGCGTCATAGGCGGGGTAAGCCGCGGCATCATGGGGGTTGAAGCGCGCGAATTCGGCCTGCGTGCGCGCCATGCCGCCGCCGAGCTTCAAATATCCATTTGCGAAGGGAAGGAAGTTTGTCAAATCGCGTTCAACGATCCGCAAACCTCGTTCGTGCAGCCGCATGTCGGCAATCACCTCGGGCTGCAGCAGGCTGACGGTGTAGCTGGCCGTCGAATTGCGGAAGCCGGGCGCGAATTCCTCAGTCACCGCCGCCCCCCCGACGATATGCCGCCGCTCGAGCACGCGGACCCTGAGCCCCGCGCGCGCGAGGTAGAAGGCGCAGACGAGCCCGTTATGACCCCCGCCGATGATGAGCGCGTCGTAGCGCGCGGTGCCGCCCCTCATGGAGGGGGGCTTAGGCTTGTCGGTCGCTTATCGCCAGCCGGGCTTGTCCGCTGCCGCCCGCGCCGGGCGGTAAAGAAGGGCGGCGGCGGTGAAGGCCCAGGCGGTGCCGCCGAGCCAGCCGGCGATCACATCGCTCGGGTAATGCACGCCGAGCAGCACCCGGCTCCATGCAATCATCGCGGCGAGCGCCATCGCGGAGAGGATCAGCATATAGCGCACCGGTTGCCGCCGGCTCAGCGCCGCGAAGGCAAGCGCCATGGCGACGTAGACGACAGCCGCATTGAAGCTGTGACCGGATGGAAAGCTCTCGCCCCCCGCCTCCATAAGATGCGGCACGATCTGCGGCCGTTCGCGCCCGATCAGCCCCTTTAAAGCGGTATTCGCAATCCAACCGCCCGCGATGGTCATCGCAAACAGCACGGCCTCGCGCCGTAGCGACAAAAACAGCAGCGCAACCACAGCGCCAAGCGCGAAGAGATTGCGCAGGAAGACGCCGCCCATCGCAGTGATATCACGCACGATTTCGAGCAGCAGGGCGGTCCCTGCAAAATCATGCGCCTCCCCGCGCCGCGCCGCGAGCAGGCCGGGCTCGTCCAACCATCCCGCATTTTCGCTCAGAACCAATGCCACCATGACCGCAAAGCCCGCCCAGCACATCATCGCCGCGATCAGCGCCTTCCTGCGGTCGATGGGAAAGCCGCGCGCGGGGAGGCGCAGGGCTTTGCGCGGGAGCGGGGCTTGGGCGGGGGTGATGCGATCGTTCGGCGGCGCGGGCATGACAAGCGCAACCAACGCCCGTTGCCGCCGTTCCCTTGCGCGGTTACCGCGCGGTCATGGATAATCTGACGCACAGCCTCGTCGGCGCAGTGATCGGGCAGGCGGGGCTGAAGCGGAAGACCGGGCTCGCCATGCCTGCGCTTATCATCGGGGCGAACCTGCCCGATGTGGACGTGACCTGCTTCCTATGGCTCGAGGGCACGCAGCACCTCGCCGTCCGCCGCGGCATTACCCACGGCCCCATCGCCTGGGTGCTGCTGCCGCTCGTGCTGGCGGGGTTGCTATGGTGGTTCGACCGCTGGCAGGCGCGGCGCGGCACGCGGCCGGAGGGGCGGCTGCCGGTCAGCTTCGGCTGGCTTTACGGGCTGGCCTTCCTCGCCTGCCTGACGCATCCCGCGCTCGACTGGCTCAATGTCTATGGCATCCGGCTGCTCGAGCCTTTCAGCAGCCGCTGGTTCTATGGCGACATCCTCTTCATCATCGACGTCTGGCTCCTGGCGATCCTGATCGCGGGCCTATGGTTCAGCCGCCGTCGCG comes from the Qipengyuania sediminis genome and includes:
- a CDS encoding phytoene desaturase family protein, whose amino-acid sequence is MRGGTARYDALIIGGGHNGLVCAFYLARAGLRVRVLERRHIVGGAAVTEEFAPGFRNSTASYTVSLLQPEVIADMRLHERGLRIVERDLTNFLPFANGYLKLGGGMARTQAEFARFNPHDAAAYPAYDAMLERMADMMRGLALETPPRAGGGLPAMLASLKQGWPIAKLGLEAQRDLLAIFTLSAREFLDQWFEDDRIKSAFAFDAVVGNYAGVSTPGSAYVLLHHVFGQVNGKPGAWGHAVGGMGAITQAMASACADVGVEISLEAPVARVLIDGGKAAGVALESGEEIAAPVVAANVGPALLFGRMLDTADLPEDFRHRIAHFKAGSGTFRMNVALSELPDFTVLPGKEQAEHHRAGIVIAPGLDYMDAAFEDAKRHGWSREPIVEMLIPSTVDDSLAPRGCHVASLFCQQFDPLLDWDTHREAAADRIVATVTAHAPNFARSVIARQIHSPLDLERKFGLAGGDIFHGRMSLDQLWAARPVLGHGDYRMPLAGLYLCGAGAHPGGGVTGAPGHNAAREVLRDRAVMRRLLG
- a CDS encoding response regulator, whose protein sequence is MSRVPDMEPHGPRARVLIVDDDERNLLALSEVLTPIADVVCSPSGRDALRQLLRDEFAVILLDVFMPDLDGYETAAIIRQREQTARIPIIFLSAVNKETEHLMRGYEMGAVDYVFKPVDPVVLRSKVSVFVDLFSTHRRLEESERRQASILRALPMAIYEVTERDGELLRQFRGGDLTHFLGDQAGAVERGERQWHDWVHPEDRPRLSQEPERGGDSVTVEYRWIGPQGARHHILDQRIATGSGSGPRRWAGSLLDITERKELEARLVHAGKLDALGQLTGGVAHDFNNLLAAMLGGISILERRLVMGERERVVIDQMRHAATQGTELVRRMMAFARQQDLTPDSVDPATLCDSVAGLVDHTLGGKVQVEWECPQGAMNLFVDRGQLELALMNLIINARDAMPDGGTIKVAIVAEESKGSRQPMIRLSVSDSGTGIPEDVLERVTEPFFTTKEAGKGTGLGLSMVAGFAHQSGGEIRIDSAVGRGTTIDLILPATEAAPAGAAAPAGGQQGLDWLKGKRVMLIDDDEAVRTVLTEQFRDAGGIVTDYASGDAAVAAAEAKAEAFDYILSDFAMPGLDGLATLRRLATLTPGARTALMTGNADDARLGDCADTTVVRKPLNAEALARIFA
- a CDS encoding phosphatase PAP2 family protein, whose product is MPAPPNDRITPAQAPLPRKALRLPARGFPIDRRKALIAAMMCWAGFAVMVALVLSENAGWLDEPGLLAARRGEAHDFAGTALLLEIVRDITAMGGVFLRNLFALGAVVALLFLSLRREAVLFAMTIAGGWIANTALKGLIGRERPQIVPHLMEAGGESFPSGHSFNAAVVYVAMALAFAALSRRQPVRYMLILSAMALAAMIAWSRVLLGVHYPSDVIAGWLGGTAWAFTAAALLYRPARAAADKPGWR
- a CDS encoding DUF305 domain-containing protein, with the protein product MTARSLTLAAALLASATPLAAQNAPIVLPGAPGQPGRTLSAAEAIRLSDTRFAPADVSFLQMMIPHHAQALEMAKLVKARTNNTEIRKIAEKIDASQADEIKFMTDWLKERGQPVAMAHGGHAHHAMNGMATPEQMRALAAAKGEAFDRMFLELMTAHHKGALEMVEELQDQPGTAYDPVLYRFTNDIVSDQQAEIDRMNAIAARLSRDPRAGLAAGFRDAGQAIKGLRLVAAQPKPAGFFDPANPAQLQPAVPAKEDEEKGKLKPGEEPPKPEFGKRGSLLDFANTDIAFAGDMMVAGNYHGFNAYRLGTDGVPQLVSSVVCPGGQGDISIVGKLLVMSVEERRGRKDCGLGGVSDDVSEERFRGLRIFDVSDWRSPRQVGQVQTCRGSHTHSVVSADERRVIVYNSGTSYVRDDEELAGCYDAAGDETALFSIDVVEIPVNAPERARIVDRPRVFAREGKIAGLWRGGDHGEGTQDTRTTDQCHDITVFPAKQIAAGACSGNGIILDISNPSKPRRIDDVTDKGFAYWHSATFNNDGTRVLFTDEWGGGGRPRCQASDPRDWGANAIYAIEGRKLVAKGTYKLPAPQSDMENCVAHNGSIIPVPGRDIFVQAWYQGGISVIDFTDPAKPFEIAYFDRGPIDKDQMVLGGYWSAYWYKGRIYATEIARGIDVFALEPSAFLTREEIAAAEAAIYPGDVFNPQTQTQVTWPRDIAAAAEASRKGG
- a CDS encoding phosphotransferase family protein is translated as MASALGAASGEVSTAALAASLLEAARAAGLAAEEVRGLAQLSGGASKEMWRFDLHLAEGEALPLVLRRQPPGRALSSQGLGGVGREAALLRFADKAGVPVPAPAFVLPTASSAGDGYAMARIEGETIGTRVLRLPELAEARRGLARRCGEVLARLHAARGFKALGLRSEGSAEALAALAARYRATGQHRPVFDFALAWLGDNLPRESSRVLLHGDFRTGNLVIGPEGLRAVLDWELAHIGPPAADLAWLCVPSWRFQHPELAAGGFGAREDLLAGYESAGGTRIEPAELFAWEVFQVLNWGVMCAGAGRAFMDGARSVEGAVIARRASETEFDLMRMLAPDDPLWRAEPVRAARFDDPPAALIVAQVRAALAQGIAPGFAEKVAVNALGIAERELAAKTDPDAGLVAQALGKLVVDQPGYPPLLAWRSSAQ
- a CDS encoding metal-dependent hydrolase; this translates as MDNLTHSLVGAVIGQAGLKRKTGLAMPALIIGANLPDVDVTCFLWLEGTQHLAVRRGITHGPIAWVLLPLVLAGLLWWFDRWQARRGTRPEGRLPVSFGWLYGLAFLACLTHPALDWLNVYGIRLLEPFSSRWFYGDILFIIDVWLLAILIAGLWFSRRREKRGGDWLRPARVALAVGLAYIGVNAGITWANEATAPGAIASPPPIAFWQREIIARDGFHWRVDGDSRGECEFDRAIAGQGANQDLAAFLFWSRTPFAEAAPGGGVLIRDARFLDPRAGDRFTVELPGAPCETISTPARPAF
- a CDS encoding acyl-CoA dehydrogenase family protein, with the translated sequence MDFAIPPALEDYCAELERFIAVEIDPLVAADDNIRFFDHRREHARTDWEAGGLPRAEWEALLAEARRRADAAGHWRFSAPVRYGGKDGSNLWMAVIRERLARRGLGLHNDLQNEHSIVGNFPFVAMFEHFGTEAQRQEFILGGFEGRRRVAFGLTEPGHGSDATWMETRAVPETRDGVAGWRIDGEKMWITGMHVATHCATFARTGGADGEARGITCFLVPNPSPGLCIEEWLWTFNMPTDHPRLSLSNVWVPESAILGEEGRGLALAQSFVHQNRIRQAASSLGAALFCIDESVAYARARKPFGEELARNQGIQFPLVELATQCEMLRLLIYRTAWEMDRLPHAEIERQLSDKVSMCNYWANRLVCEAADRAMQVHGGIGYSRHKPFEHIYRHHRRYRITEGAEEIQMRKVAAYLFGYLGPNRVKTPGEIA